One stretch of Paenibacillus sp. AN1007 DNA includes these proteins:
- a CDS encoding alpha-glucuronidase family glycosyl hydrolase, translated as MSQSTIQSSLSGPQYEAWLGYHAALPGANGAARKAAPLWSKRIEVQEQHQVIETALTELSQGLGKLYGVQPAIWNSQIQNAEENEGGPAIRLGTWAGSDTAAHSFSEAERSAVHGEGFIIREDESRGELVIGSETPQGVLYAVFHLLRELTLQQGETVMADSTIHGEATRIDITEQPVNQLRMINQWDNVDGSIERGYAGRSIFYDNGEFTQDIGRIRDYARLLASSGINAISINNVNVHKQESLFLTERYLDDVAKVAAAFRAYGIRLFLSANYASPIEVGGLQTADPLDEQVREWWNIQTAKVYAAIPDFGGYLIKADSENRPGPFTYNRDHADGANMLAEALRPFGGLVIWRCFVYNCKQDWRDRSTDRARAAYDHFKPLDGRFADNVILQIKNGPMDFQVREAVSPLFGAMENTNQVIEFQITQEYTGQQRHLAYLVPQWKEILDFDTYAKGKGSEIKRIADGSLYQRPYSGFAAVSNIGADACWTGHPLAQANLYGYGRLGWNPELSAEEIADEWVRLTFGHDEQVVQRITGMLLSSLDIYENYTAPLGVGWMVNPDHHYGPNVDGYEYSKWGTYHFADCHGIGVDRTVKSGTGYTSQYHPENADRYESLETCPDELILFFHHVPYTHVLHSGKTVIQHIYDTHFEGAAQAEALAETWRELEGKIDPVIFNTVAARQEEQAEHAKEWRDMINTYFYRKSGIQDEQSRRIY; from the coding sequence ATGAGTCAATCTACCATTCAATCTAGTCTGTCGGGTCCCCAATATGAAGCATGGCTTGGTTATCATGCTGCACTGCCAGGAGCGAACGGAGCTGCACGAAAGGCAGCTCCTCTCTGGAGCAAACGGATTGAGGTACAGGAACAGCACCAGGTCATTGAGACAGCACTTACCGAGCTCTCGCAAGGACTCGGTAAGTTATACGGTGTACAGCCTGCAATCTGGAATTCTCAAATTCAGAATGCTGAAGAGAATGAAGGCGGGCCAGCGATCCGCTTGGGCACGTGGGCAGGAAGTGACACTGCAGCCCATTCTTTCTCCGAGGCAGAACGTTCCGCGGTGCATGGCGAAGGTTTCATCATTCGTGAAGATGAATCACGCGGTGAACTGGTGATTGGTTCAGAAACGCCGCAAGGCGTCTTGTATGCTGTCTTCCATCTGCTTCGGGAGCTGACGCTGCAGCAGGGCGAAACGGTTATGGCGGATTCCACGATTCATGGGGAAGCAACGCGGATCGATATTACAGAACAGCCTGTGAATCAGCTGCGAATGATTAATCAGTGGGATAATGTGGACGGCAGTATCGAGCGGGGATATGCCGGACGTTCCATTTTTTACGATAACGGAGAGTTTACACAGGATATAGGACGAATTCGAGATTATGCACGGCTGCTGGCTTCAAGCGGCATTAATGCAATATCGATCAATAACGTGAATGTGCACAAGCAAGAGAGCTTGTTTCTGACAGAACGCTACCTGGATGATGTTGCAAAAGTAGCGGCTGCATTCAGAGCTTACGGTATTCGTTTATTCCTTAGTGCCAATTACGCCAGTCCAATTGAGGTTGGCGGACTGCAGACGGCCGACCCGCTTGATGAACAGGTGCGGGAATGGTGGAACATTCAGACAGCCAAAGTATATGCAGCGATCCCGGATTTCGGCGGATATCTGATCAAGGCTGATTCCGAAAATCGCCCGGGTCCGTTCACGTATAACCGTGATCATGCAGATGGTGCCAACATGTTAGCCGAAGCACTGCGTCCGTTTGGCGGATTAGTGATCTGGCGCTGTTTCGTTTACAACTGTAAACAGGATTGGCGTGATCGTTCCACAGACCGGGCACGTGCGGCTTATGATCACTTCAAACCGCTGGATGGACGGTTCGCGGATAACGTTATTCTGCAGATCAAAAATGGACCGATGGATTTCCAGGTAAGGGAAGCCGTGTCACCTCTGTTCGGGGCAATGGAGAATACGAACCAGGTGATTGAATTCCAGATTACACAGGAATATACGGGCCAGCAGCGTCATTTGGCTTATCTGGTGCCTCAGTGGAAGGAAATTTTGGATTTCGACACGTATGCCAAAGGCAAAGGCTCCGAAATCAAACGCATTGCAGACGGCTCACTCTATCAGCGGCCGTACAGTGGATTTGCCGCTGTGTCCAACATCGGTGCGGATGCCTGCTGGACAGGACATCCGCTTGCTCAAGCCAATCTTTACGGGTACGGCAGACTGGGATGGAATCCTGAACTTTCAGCAGAAGAGATTGCAGATGAGTGGGTAAGATTAACATTTGGACATGATGAGCAGGTTGTTCAGCGAATTACAGGTATGCTGCTGTCTTCACTGGATATTTACGAAAACTACACGGCTCCCCTTGGTGTCGGCTGGATGGTAAATCCGGATCATCATTACGGACCTAATGTGGACGGTTACGAGTATTCCAAATGGGGAACGTATCATTTTGCTGACTGTCACGGAATCGGGGTTGATCGGACGGTGAAGAGCGGAACAGGGTATACCTCACAGTATCACCCTGAGAATGCTGACCGATATGAGTCATTGGAGACGTGTCCTGACGAGTTAATACTCTTTTTCCATCACGTTCCATATACGCATGTCCTGCATTCAGGAAAGACCGTTATCCAGCATATCTACGATACTCACTTCGAAGGTGCTGCACAGGCTGAAGCATTAGCGGAGACATGGCGAGAACTGGAAGGTAAAATTGACCCGGTTATTTTTAACACGGTTGCTGCAAGGCAGGAGGAGCAGGCGGAACATGCCAAGGAATGGCGTGACATGATCAACACGTATTTCTACCGTAAGAGCGGAATACAGGATGAGCAGTCGCGCAGGATCTATTAG
- a CDS encoding HPr family phosphocarrier protein, which yields MRTHEFMIHADFHRDELLSVSSQASRFSSDILLSYTESEHEHRVDVKSLLGMALLPLRNGSVVRLQTRGMDELEALEYMLHVLEKGPA from the coding sequence GTGAGAACACATGAGTTTATGATTCACGCGGATTTTCATCGGGATGAGCTGTTGTCGGTATCTTCTCAGGCGTCACGTTTTTCCTCAGATATATTATTGTCTTATACGGAGTCTGAACACGAACATCGTGTAGATGTGAAGAGTCTTCTGGGCATGGCCCTGCTTCCGCTTCGGAATGGCAGTGTTGTCCGGTTACAGACAAGAGGAATGGATGAGCTTGAGGCGCTGGAATACATGCTTCATGTACTGGAGAAAGGCCCAGCGTAA
- a CDS encoding type B 50S ribosomal protein L31, whose protein sequence is MPKVDIHPKTQLVIFYDASADFKFLASSTKFSNETMEWEDGNTYPVIRVDTSSASHPFFTGKQRNVDIGGRVDKFNRKYNLKN, encoded by the coding sequence ATGCCAAAAGTTGACATCCATCCTAAGACACAGCTCGTTATTTTCTACGATGCAAGTGCTGATTTCAAATTCCTTGCTTCTTCCACGAAGTTCTCCAACGAAACAATGGAATGGGAAGACGGTAACACTTACCCTGTTATTCGTGTAGACACCAGCTCTGCATCCCACCCGTTCTTCACTGGTAAACAAAGAAACGTGGACATCGGTGGACGTGTTGATAAGTTCAACCGTAAATACAACCTCAAAAACTAG
- a CDS encoding aldehyde dehydrogenase produces MSEFQELTTEDVQEILDKQKKFFRSGTTRSAETRIERLTRLKEGIQKYESRLIEALYLDLGKSEFESYTTEIGFMLDSISHTIRKIKKWVKPVKVKTQVALLGSKSYIMPEPYGVVLIIGPFNYPFQLLIEPLVGAIAAGNTAVLKASENTPAVSAAVRELIAEVFEPEYVHVVEGAKDTTTALIHAPFDYIFFTGSVPVGKIVMQAAARNLVPVTLELGGKSPVIVDEQADIQVAAERIIWGKLLNTGQTCIAPDYLLVHERVKQPLIEAMKAAIVTFFGTDIQKNKDYGRIVNHSHFKRLTTLIERDRNQVIYGGASDEGDRFIEPTLIDAESWDAAAMEDEIFGPILPIISYGHLDEAVNEIVKRPKPLALYLFTSDQAVQDKVLTEVSFGGGCINDTITHVANPRLPFGGVGHSGIGSYHGRYSFETFSHMKSILKKSTKLNPPVLYPPYENKLKLIKRLLK; encoded by the coding sequence GTTTCAAGAACTAACTACAGAAGATGTGCAGGAAATTCTGGATAAACAAAAGAAGTTTTTTCGTTCAGGAACCACACGATCGGCAGAAACCAGAATTGAGAGGCTGACTCGGTTAAAAGAAGGTATACAGAAATATGAATCCAGACTGATCGAGGCCTTATATCTGGATTTAGGCAAAAGCGAATTTGAATCCTACACTACGGAGATTGGCTTTATGCTGGACAGCATTTCACACACCATTCGTAAAATCAAAAAGTGGGTGAAACCTGTGAAGGTCAAAACACAAGTGGCGCTGCTCGGCTCCAAAAGTTATATCATGCCAGAACCCTATGGCGTCGTTCTGATTATCGGGCCGTTCAATTATCCTTTCCAGCTTCTTATTGAACCGCTTGTCGGGGCGATTGCAGCAGGCAATACGGCGGTGCTCAAAGCATCCGAGAATACGCCAGCGGTATCTGCCGCTGTACGTGAGTTAATTGCTGAGGTGTTTGAACCGGAATATGTGCATGTAGTGGAAGGGGCGAAGGATACAACCACCGCGCTGATTCATGCGCCGTTTGACTATATTTTTTTCACGGGCAGTGTGCCGGTGGGGAAAATTGTGATGCAGGCCGCAGCCCGAAATCTCGTTCCTGTTACGCTGGAGCTCGGCGGAAAAAGTCCTGTCATCGTCGATGAACAGGCCGATATTCAAGTCGCGGCTGAACGGATTATCTGGGGTAAACTGCTCAACACGGGGCAGACCTGTATTGCACCTGACTATCTGCTCGTACATGAACGCGTGAAGCAGCCCTTGATTGAGGCGATGAAAGCTGCGATCGTCACCTTTTTCGGGACGGACATTCAGAAAAACAAGGATTACGGGCGTATCGTGAACCATTCACACTTCAAACGCCTGACCACTCTGATTGAGCGGGATCGAAATCAGGTCATCTATGGAGGGGCTTCTGATGAAGGAGACCGTTTTATTGAGCCGACACTGATTGATGCCGAGTCGTGGGACGCGGCTGCGATGGAAGACGAGATTTTTGGACCGATCTTGCCGATTATCAGTTATGGTCATCTGGATGAGGCTGTAAACGAAATCGTAAAACGTCCGAAGCCGCTTGCTTTGTATCTGTTCACTTCTGATCAAGCCGTTCAGGATAAAGTGTTAACCGAGGTTTCCTTTGGCGGGGGCTGTATTAATGATACGATTACACATGTAGCCAATCCGCGTCTGCCGTTTGGGGGTGTGGGTCATTCCGGTATTGGCTCGTATCATGGACGGTACAGCTTCGAAACGTTCTCTCATATGAAGAGTATTTTGAAAAAAAGTACCAAGCTTAACCCGCCCGTTTTGTACCCGCCTTACGAGAACAAGCTGAAGCTGATCAAACGTTTGCTGAAATAA
- a CDS encoding Dabb family protein produces MSRITHMVTFTLYAGKDTEEAEVFLKESKEALAVIPGVEHFRVLRQVSAKNEFDYGFSMEFADQEAYDAYNDHPVHRQYVAERWEKEVSRFQEIDLMEQRAN; encoded by the coding sequence ATGAGCAGAATTACACATATGGTGACATTTACCCTTTATGCAGGCAAGGATACCGAGGAGGCCGAGGTTTTTTTGAAGGAAAGCAAGGAAGCGCTTGCGGTTATTCCGGGTGTTGAACATTTTCGAGTCCTGCGTCAAGTGAGTGCAAAGAACGAGTTTGATTACGGCTTTTCCATGGAATTTGCAGATCAGGAAGCGTATGATGCTTACAATGATCATCCCGTACACCGTCAGTATGTCGCAGAGCGCTGGGAGAAGGAAGTCAGCCGTTTTCAGGAAATCGATTTGATGGAACAACGTGCAAATTGA
- a CDS encoding SDR family oxidoreductase, which yields MQLNLTGKTALVTGATGQLGRIIARTLAACGANLALHYINNETKANELLGEIEAMGRQAVIVQGDITKQDTAFRIRDEIQNKLGGVDIVVANAVIQYEWTTVLEQAPEDYLSQFESCVMQSVYLAKAFIPYMQQVKSGRFIGINTECAMQNFAHQSAYSAGKRGMDGVYRVLAKEVGAYQITVNQVAPGWTISERDRAGEPGQDEAYTRTVPLQRRGEDQEIANAVAFLASDLSSFITGAYIPVSGGNVMPAI from the coding sequence ATGCAGCTGAATCTAACGGGGAAAACGGCATTAGTAACTGGAGCAACCGGACAATTGGGTAGAATCATTGCTCGTACACTTGCTGCTTGCGGCGCGAACCTGGCCCTTCATTACATAAACAATGAAACGAAGGCGAATGAACTGTTAGGCGAGATCGAAGCAATGGGGCGTCAGGCCGTCATTGTACAGGGTGACATTACCAAACAGGATACGGCATTTCGGATACGGGATGAAATCCAGAACAAGCTGGGTGGTGTAGACATTGTCGTTGCTAATGCAGTCATTCAATACGAATGGACCACTGTGCTGGAGCAGGCACCTGAGGACTATCTAAGTCAATTCGAATCCTGTGTGATGCAGAGTGTATATCTGGCCAAAGCTTTTATTCCGTATATGCAGCAGGTGAAGTCGGGTCGTTTTATCGGGATTAATACCGAGTGTGCGATGCAGAATTTTGCCCACCAATCGGCGTACAGTGCCGGAAAACGCGGTATGGATGGTGTCTACCGTGTTTTAGCCAAGGAGGTTGGCGCGTATCAGATTACGGTGAACCAGGTAGCTCCGGGTTGGACAATCAGTGAACGGGATCGAGCAGGTGAACCTGGGCAGGATGAAGCCTATACTCGGACCGTGCCATTACAGCGCAGAGGAGAGGATCAAGAAATCGCCAATGCGGTTGCGTTCTTGGCATCGGATCTGTCCTCCTTTATTACCGGAGCGTATATCCCTGTAAGCGGCGGAAATGTTATGCCAGCAATCTGA
- a CDS encoding AraC family transcriptional regulator produces MSSTYLPPDLGESVHEIFYPDVQTTVNLFAIHLRSVGANWDYPAHEHPQYELNYVTEGVQYMTINGTLYVQNTGELLLIPPGSVHSSQSRNGQGFTYFCMHFDIDDQLFLSLLARIKQILFSADNPVTLQIEPILHKLMSSSHGQSASAMVQRMQLQSAVFELFGHLWETVSQEAAQTFTDGYERIELAHQIRTRLQGLMSQQFKQGHESDSHYGIDDIAAELGISPSHCNRVFKQVFGQSPRAVLSQMVLHEAKVLLGNPQLSVQNIAVMLGYKDIAHFSRQFKRWSGMSPSQYRQEQPALE; encoded by the coding sequence ATGTCTTCCACCTATTTACCTCCCGATTTGGGAGAAAGCGTACATGAAATTTTTTATCCAGATGTACAGACTACCGTCAATCTGTTCGCCATTCATCTGCGCAGTGTAGGAGCGAATTGGGACTACCCCGCGCACGAGCATCCTCAGTATGAGCTTAATTATGTAACAGAGGGTGTTCAGTATATGACGATAAACGGTACTTTATATGTGCAAAATACGGGCGAACTGCTCCTGATTCCTCCGGGAAGCGTACATTCCAGCCAGAGCCGAAACGGACAGGGGTTCACCTACTTCTGTATGCATTTCGATATTGATGATCAGCTGTTCCTTTCCCTGCTGGCTCGAATCAAACAGATACTGTTCAGCGCAGACAATCCGGTCACTCTGCAGATCGAGCCCATACTGCATAAGCTGATGTCCTCTTCACACGGCCAATCCGCCAGCGCGATGGTGCAGCGCATGCAGCTGCAGTCGGCGGTATTCGAACTGTTCGGACATTTGTGGGAGACGGTCTCCCAGGAAGCAGCTCAAACGTTTACAGACGGATACGAGCGGATTGAACTGGCTCATCAGATTCGTACCCGGCTGCAGGGGTTGATGAGTCAGCAGTTCAAGCAGGGACACGAATCCGACAGTCACTATGGCATCGACGATATCGCTGCTGAACTGGGCATTAGTCCTTCGCACTGCAATCGCGTGTTCAAGCAGGTGTTTGGGCAGTCTCCGCGTGCGGTTTTGTCCCAAATGGTGCTGCATGAAGCCAAAGTTCTGTTGGGGAATCCGCAGCTCTCGGTACAAAATATTGCGGTTATGCTCGGTTACAAGGATATTGCCCATTTCAGCCGTCAATTCAAGCGCTGGTCCGGTATGTCCCCTTCGCAATATAGACAGGAACAGCCTGCTCTGGAGTAA
- a CDS encoding NAD(P)-dependent alcohol dehydrogenase yields MNQQGLDLPELMKAAVMTEPGHITIEEQPVPRPSANEVLIKVMAVGVCGSDIHYFEHGRIGRFVVEKPIILGHECAGVIAAVGKDVSRLKPGDRVAIEPGVTCGHCAACKEGRYNLCPEVQFLATPPVDGAFVQYMTIREDMAFPIPDHLTYEEAAMNEPFSVGIHAARRSKLAPGTTLAIMGMGPVGLMAVAAARAFGVQTIIVTDLEEVRLEAARKMGAAHTINVRHEDAMEVIKEITGGIGVDTAWETAGNPKALQSALYSLRRGGKLAIVGLPAQDEIAINVPFIADNEVDIYGIFRYANTYPAGIAFLASGQHDVMSLITDRYTLEETQQAMERALHNKSGSLKVMVYPNGM; encoded by the coding sequence ATGAATCAACAAGGGCTTGACCTGCCAGAATTGATGAAAGCTGCAGTCATGACAGAGCCAGGACATATCACTATTGAGGAACAGCCTGTTCCCAGACCTTCAGCCAATGAAGTACTCATAAAAGTGATGGCTGTAGGTGTCTGCGGTTCAGATATCCATTATTTCGAACATGGACGCATTGGCAGATTCGTTGTTGAGAAACCGATTATTCTGGGTCATGAATGCGCTGGTGTTATTGCAGCAGTAGGTAAAGACGTTTCACGTCTGAAACCGGGTGATCGGGTTGCGATTGAGCCTGGAGTGACATGCGGACACTGTGCCGCATGCAAAGAGGGCCGATACAATCTGTGTCCAGAGGTTCAGTTTCTGGCGACACCTCCGGTAGACGGAGCTTTTGTCCAGTACATGACGATCAGGGAAGATATGGCGTTCCCGATCCCGGATCATCTGACGTATGAGGAAGCAGCGATGAATGAACCGTTTTCTGTGGGTATTCATGCAGCACGCCGCAGTAAACTGGCTCCTGGTACAACGCTGGCGATCATGGGTATGGGACCCGTCGGACTGATGGCTGTAGCGGCAGCCAGGGCATTCGGCGTACAGACGATCATTGTTACGGATCTGGAGGAGGTTCGTTTGGAAGCTGCCCGTAAGATGGGCGCTGCACATACCATTAACGTACGGCATGAGGATGCAATGGAAGTGATTAAGGAAATCACTGGAGGCATCGGGGTGGATACAGCTTGGGAGACGGCTGGCAATCCGAAAGCGCTGCAGTCGGCTCTTTACTCGCTGCGCAGAGGTGGGAAACTTGCCATTGTAGGTTTGCCCGCACAGGATGAGATTGCTATCAATGTTCCGTTTATTGCGGATAATGAAGTGGATATCTACGGCATATTCCGTTATGCGAACACGTATCCGGCAGGGATTGCCTTTCTAGCCTCCGGGCAGCATGATGTTATGTCGTTGATCACAGATCGATATACGCTCGAGGAGACCCAGCAGGCTATGGAACGGGCGCTTCACAATAAAAGCGGCAGTCTGAAAGTGATGGTTTACCCGAACGGAATGTGA
- a CDS encoding glycoside hydrolase family 52 protein, whose product MSTSKSIFYNAHHAPIGAFASFTLGYKGAKGGLGLELGKPADQNVYIGLQARDGEHYQALPFYEASEDESSRYDVEKLENGNQASDAGSQPLISAFRDEDITREFTSGTDTWNAGDLKFRIYSPVRSVPDPTSADREALMDALVPAVLVEMTIDNSQGKQTRKGYFGYQGSDPYAAMRLIGGPEGGSLTGVGQGRLTAIVSKNEGLWPARGFTLEKILEEKHRDNLAFGLGSASVLLMEVPAGEKRTFQFAVCFYRGGIVTTGMDTTYWYTRYFADILEAGEYALNRFDALTASCAEVDQRLGTAALSEDQSFMLAHSIHSYYASTQLLEADGEPLWIVNEGEYRMMNTLDLTADQLYFELALNPWTVRNELEWFVKRYSYTDQVRFPGEEKLYPGGITFTHDMGIANVFSRPGHSAYELVGIDDCFSQMSHEELVNWLCCATVYIEQTKDQAFVKEMLPIIQQCFESMLNRDHPEEDKRNGLMGLDSSRTQGGAEITTYDSLDVSLGQSRNNIYLAGKCWAVYVALEKLFAAEKLADLSHQAGKQADRCAASVAAQLTDGGYIPAVIAENNDSRIIPAIEGLVFPYFTGCEAALDVNGRFGPYMKALHTHLKTVLVPGTCLFEDGGWKLSSTSNNSWLSKIYLSQFITREILGLEWDETGKAADAAHVKWLLHPEESYWCWSDQILSGVAVGSKYYPRGVTSILWLLEGKGNQLAEIYAIKEAVQ is encoded by the coding sequence ATGAGTACATCCAAATCCATTTTTTACAATGCACATCACGCACCAATTGGTGCATTTGCCAGTTTCACGCTGGGTTACAAAGGTGCAAAAGGAGGGCTGGGTCTTGAACTTGGCAAGCCGGCGGACCAGAATGTATATATCGGATTACAGGCTCGGGATGGAGAGCACTATCAGGCACTTCCTTTTTACGAAGCAAGTGAAGATGAGAGCAGCCGTTATGATGTGGAGAAGCTGGAAAACGGAAATCAGGCATCAGATGCAGGTTCACAACCGCTGATCTCGGCATTTCGCGATGAAGACATTACGCGTGAGTTCACATCAGGTACAGATACGTGGAATGCAGGTGATCTGAAGTTTCGCATCTATTCACCGGTTCGTTCTGTTCCAGATCCAACAAGTGCAGATCGGGAAGCACTGATGGATGCCCTTGTACCCGCTGTATTGGTTGAAATGACCATCGATAACAGTCAAGGTAAGCAAACGCGGAAAGGTTATTTCGGTTATCAGGGCAGTGATCCATATGCTGCGATGCGTTTGATTGGCGGACCAGAAGGCGGCTCACTGACAGGGGTTGGACAAGGTCGTCTGACCGCGATTGTGTCCAAAAATGAAGGACTCTGGCCGGCGCGCGGATTCACGCTGGAGAAGATTCTGGAGGAAAAACACCGGGACAATCTGGCTTTTGGTTTGGGGTCTGCATCTGTACTGCTGATGGAAGTACCAGCAGGTGAGAAACGGACATTCCAATTCGCGGTATGTTTCTACCGGGGCGGCATTGTAACAACCGGAATGGACACCACGTATTGGTACACGCGATATTTTGCCGATATTCTGGAAGCGGGAGAGTACGCTCTGAACCGTTTTGACGCATTAACCGCATCCTGTGCCGAAGTAGATCAGCGCCTTGGAACAGCAGCGCTCAGCGAGGACCAGTCATTCATGCTGGCTCACTCCATTCACAGCTATTACGCGAGCACACAACTGCTCGAAGCCGATGGCGAACCGCTCTGGATTGTAAACGAAGGGGAGTACCGGATGATGAATACGCTGGATCTGACTGCAGACCAGCTGTACTTTGAGCTTGCTCTTAATCCATGGACAGTGCGCAACGAACTGGAGTGGTTTGTGAAGCGTTACAGCTATACGGATCAGGTTCGTTTTCCGGGAGAAGAGAAGCTGTACCCGGGCGGTATTACGTTTACGCATGACATGGGTATTGCCAACGTATTTTCCCGTCCAGGCCACTCTGCTTACGAACTCGTAGGTATCGATGACTGCTTCTCGCAGATGAGTCATGAAGAATTGGTAAACTGGCTCTGCTGCGCGACGGTATACATTGAACAAACGAAGGATCAGGCTTTCGTCAAAGAGATGCTGCCTATCATTCAACAATGCTTCGAAAGCATGCTTAACCGTGACCATCCTGAAGAGGATAAACGCAACGGCTTGATGGGGCTTGACAGCAGTCGTACACAGGGTGGTGCTGAGATTACTACCTATGACAGTCTGGACGTATCCCTCGGACAGTCCCGTAACAACATCTATCTTGCCGGTAAATGCTGGGCTGTATATGTTGCACTGGAAAAACTGTTTGCAGCAGAGAAGCTGGCTGATTTGTCACATCAGGCAGGAAAACAAGCAGATCGCTGCGCGGCCAGTGTTGCAGCTCAGTTGACAGACGGAGGCTACATTCCGGCTGTTATCGCAGAAAATAATGATTCACGTATCATTCCGGCTATCGAGGGTCTGGTATTCCCTTATTTTACGGGCTGTGAAGCCGCTCTGGATGTCAACGGCCGGTTCGGACCATATATGAAGGCGCTGCACACGCATCTGAAAACGGTCCTTGTTCCAGGAACATGTCTGTTTGAAGACGGTGGCTGGAAACTATCTTCCACAAGCAACAACTCCTGGCTGAGCAAAATTTACCTGTCCCAATTCATTACTCGTGAAATTCTGGGCCTGGAGTGGGACGAGACAGGAAAAGCAGCAGACGCAGCACATGTGAAATGGCTGCTTCACCCGGAGGAATCCTACTGGTGCTGGAGTGACCAGATCTTGTCCGGTGTGGCTGTGGGCAGCAAATATTATCCACGCGGCGTAACTTCAATACTGTGGCTACTTGAGGGAAAAGGGAATCAACTGGCTGAAATATATGCAATTAAGGAGGCTGTACAATGA